Proteins encoded by one window of Cylindrospermum stagnale PCC 7417:
- a CDS encoding helix-turn-helix domain-containing protein codes for MKSYSVDLREKIVAAHLQENISIRKVANIFSVSKSLVQKLVKQQKVDGNLQPKPRGKPQFSHLTNADIELRELVEAHPDATLIELCELFADKTGNWVGRSAMCSALQKLGLNRKKKQSAVPKQAQRES; via the coding sequence ATGAAGTCATACTCTGTCGATCTTAGAGAAAAAATAGTTGCAGCACATCTTCAGGAAAACATCTCAATCAGGAAAGTAGCTAACATATTTTCCGTGTCAAAGAGTTTAGTGCAAAAGCTTGTAAAACAACAAAAAGTTGATGGAAATTTACAACCTAAGCCGCGAGGAAAACCACAATTTAGTCATCTAACAAATGCTGACATAGAGTTAAGAGAATTAGTTGAAGCACATCCAGATGCAACATTGATAGAGTTGTGTGAATTATTTGCAGACAAGACTGGCAATTGGGTAGGTCGAAGTGCAATGTGTTCTGCATTACAGAAATTAGGATTAAACCGTAAAAAAAAACAAAGCGCAGTACCCAAGCAGGCACAGAGAGAGTCCTGA